Proteins from a single region of Malassezia restricta chromosome IV, complete sequence:
- a CDS encoding 6-phosphogluconate dehydrogenase: MSKEAVADIGLIGLAVMGQNLILNMNDKGFTVAAYNRTTSKVDDFLANEAKGTKVVGAHSVEEFVSLLKRPRKIILLVKAGAAVDAFIEQLLPHLEKGDIIIDGGNSHFPDTERRCKEIEAKGLLYVGSGVSGGEEGARHGPSLMPGGSEDAWTSLKDIFQKTAAQSDGEPCCDWVGGGGAGHYVKMVHNGIEYGDMQLICEAYWILKQGLGLHEKEIAEIFKKWNKGVLDSFLIEITSDILAYNDEDGEPIVTKVLDSAGQKGTGKWTAINALDLGQPVTLIGEAVFARCLSSLKAERQRASKILSGTKPRAFEGNKAQFIDDLEQALYASKIVSYAQGFMLMREAAKTYNWKLNNPSIALMWRGGCIIRSVFLKDITNAFRKNPDLENLLFDDFFANAISKAEDGWRRIIAQAVLWGVSTPAFSSAIAFYDGMRSETLPASLLQAQRDYFGAHTFHVMPGKENDRLKAGEDIHINWTGRGGNVSASTYQA, encoded by the exons ATGTCGAAAGAAGCAGT TGCGGATATTGGTCTTATTG GCCTTGCTGTGATGGGTCAGAACCTGATTCTGAACATGAACGACAAGGGCTTCACGGTCGCTGCGTACAACCGTACGACCAGCAAGGTGGATGACTTCCTTGCCAATGAGGCTAAGGGCACCAAGGTCGTGGGTGCCCACTCTGTGGAAGAGTTTGTATCACTGCTCAAGCGTCCTCGCAAAATTATCCTGCTCGTCAAGGCCGGCGCAGCAGTCGATGCATTCAttgagcagctcctgcCGCACCTCGAGAAAGGAGATATCATTATTGATGGTGGTAACTCTCACTTCCCAGACACGGAGCGCCGATGCAAGGAGATCGAGGCAAAGGGCCTCCTGTACGTCGGCAGCGGTGTGTCGGGTGGCGAAGaaggcgcgcgccacgGACCGTCGCTCATGCCTGGTGGTAGCGAGGATGCGTGGACATCGCTTAAGGATATTTTCCAAAAGACCGCAGCGCAGTCAGATGGCGAGCCATGCTGTGACTGGgtcggcggtggcggcgccggacACTATGTCAAGATGGTGCACAACGGCATTGAGTACGGTGACATGCAGTTGATCTGCGAAGCATACTGGATCCTTAAGCAGGGTCTTGGCCTCCATGAGAAGGAGATCGCTGAGATTTTCAAGAAGTGGAACAAGGGTGTACTGGACTCGTTCCTGATCGAGATTACTAGTGACATTCTTGCCTACAATGACGAAGATGGCGAGCCCATCGTCACCAAGGTACTTGACAGTGCTGGCCAGAAAGGCACGGGTAAGTGGACGGCTATCAATGCCCTGGATCTTGGCCAGCCAGTCACGCTCATTGGCGAGGCCGTGTTTGCTCGATGCCTGAGCTCGCTCAAGGCTGAGCGTCAGCGTGCATCCAAGATTCTGTCGGGAACCAAGCCGCGTGCATTTGAGGGCAACAAGGCACAGTTCATCGATGATCttgagcaggcgctgtaTGCGTCCAAGATCGTGTCGTACGCTCAGGGCTTTATGTTGATGCGTGAGGCTGCGAAGACATACAACTGGAAGCTGAACAACCCATCCATCGCCCTCATGTGGCGTGGCGGCTGCATTATTCGCTCTGTATTTTTGAAGGACATTACGAATGCCTTCCGCAAGAACCCAGATCTCGAGAACTTGCTGttcgacgacttcttcgCGAATGCCATCAGCAAGGCCGAAGATGGCTGGCGCCGCATCATTGCCCAGGCCGTACTGTGGGGTGTGTCCACGCCGGCCTTCTCGAGCGCTATTGCCTTTTATGACGGCATGCGCTCCGAGACGCTGCCTGCCTCCTTGCTCCAGGCGCAGCGTGACTACTTTGGTGCGCACACGTTCCATGTGATGCCCGGCAAAGAGAATGACCGCCTCAAGGCCGGCGAGGATATCCACATCAACTGGACGGGCCGTGGTGGTAACGTGTCAGCTTCGACGTACCAGGCATAA
- a CDS encoding cohesin complex subunit SCC1, with product MIPNDAFLHNQGPLARVWLAAHWERKLSKTQFLQTSIPSNVDMIVDEDEGQIALRLSGQLLLGFARIYSRKAKYLQDDCSDMLLRIKVAFRGSAVIDLSQEQLHVSRAAITLPDMFSPMDLLMPEPTLSDWGIGSRPRHMARHADITLPDTHYEMQDEEDEHIPLGPDGSILGMSVQGFDLGLVDESTPSRAVPPPKRARRETQRRSDVTRHTLPDLDDSFESVGVARRAPSTEAAAMSEHVQALVGDVNLSADLSLEPLAPMDMSGAADVTTDTVGFDVPDVPMAGTPPPVPSVYAAPRAPSTPSRHLTLDDVAHAELNPHTMARLRTAAQQQAASSAKAPRKRPIQDDVTEIFPARARSLQARAASVARTMNKESHEQHCLPASRVQLAAMADQARGAKTAVPRGLDMAWGAAVEGLDANMTWDARRAWLATQAFARESEMQLWLHAIHEQAQALNMDEEAFPMEVGRRAPDAPPAWPDVMDMDVSDVSKPAEGFDVSDVSHVPLDDMPLPDVPNMEEEPAEPPAPRRSSRRQHTREDEEDRGRLAPLSRMSTPEYDGNDEVQVDVPASNPLVAFDSRAPDTSVHGDTIRTKRAAHVLRTQMGESDTVSFRALSANATRRAAAGFFFEMLVLGTRDCVQLKQDTPYGDIGVRAKPALQGI from the coding sequence atgaTACCAAACGATGCGTTTCTGCACAATCAGGGACCACTAGCGCGTGTGTGGCTCGCTGCACACTGGGAGCGCAAGCTTAGCAAGACCCAGTTCTTGCAGACATCTATCCCTTCCAACGTCGATATGATTGTGGACGAGGATGAGGGGCAGATTGCGCTCCGCCTCAGCGGTCAGCTCCTGCTGGGATTCGCGCGCATATACTCCCGCAAGGCCAAGTACCTCCAGGATGACTGCTCGGACATGCTCCTGCGCATCAAGGTGGCCTTTCGTGGCTCGGCTGTGATTGACCTCTCGCAAGAACAACTGCATGTCTCGCGCGCTGCCATCACACTGCCGGACATGTTCTCGCCCATGGACCTCCTGATGCCTGAGCCGACACTGAGCGACTGGGGCATTGGCTCTCGGCCACGTCATATGGCACGTCATGCCGACATCACGCTCCCAGACACGCATTATGAAATGcaggacgaagaagacgaaCATATACCCCTCGGTCCAGACGGCTCGATTTTGGGCATGTCTGTGCAAGGCTTTGACTTGGGTCTTGTGGATGAAAGCACGCCATCGCGTGcggtgccgccgcccaaacgcgctcgtcgagagacgcagcggcggtcAGACGTCACGCGGCATACACTGCCAGACTTGGACGACTCGTTCGAAAGCGTGGgtgtcgcgcgtcgtgcgccgtCGACCGAAGCAGCTGCGATGTCTGAGCATGTGCAGGCTCTGGTTGGTGATGTGAATCTTAGTGCGGATTTGTCGCTGGAGCCTCTAGCACCGATGGACatgagcggcgcggccgaCGTGACGACGGACACGGTGGGCTTTGATGTGCCTGACGTCCCGATGgctggcacgccgccacccGTGCCATCCGTGTATGCGGCTCCGCGTGCTCCGAGCACACCTTCTCGCCACTTgacgctggacgacgtggcACATGCCGAACTCAACCCACACACTATGGCTAGACTGCGTACGGCCGCACAGCAACAGGCAGCTTCGAGCGCCAAAGCACCACGAAAACGGCCTATTCAGGACGACGTAACGGAGATCTTCcctgcgcgcgcgcgctcgctccaggctcgcgccgcgtctgtggcgcgcacgatgaACAAGGAGTCGCATGAGCAGCACTGCCTtcctgcgtcgcgcgtTCAGCTCGCAGCTATGGCAGACCAAGCCCGCGGCGCGAAAACAGCGGTACCTCGGGGCCTTGATATGGCGTGGGGTGCGGCCGTCGAAGGCTTGGATGCCAACATGACATGggacgcgcggcgtgcatggctcgcgACACAGGCATTTGCGCGTGAAAGCGAGATGCAGCTTTGGCTTCATGCGATTCACGAGCAGGCCCAGGCGCTGAacatggacgaggaagcGTTCCCGATGGAAGTTGGTCGCCGTGCACcggacgcgccgcctgccTGGCCCGACGTGATGGACATGGATGTGTCCGACGTATCCAAGCCGGCTGAGGGCTTCGACGTGTCGGATGTGTcgcatgtgccgctcgaTGATATGCCGCTCCCCGACGTGCCCAACATGGAAGAGGAGCCAGCTGAGCCGCCTGCGCCCCGGCGGTCATCGCGTCGCCAACATACGAGggaggacgaggaagacCGTGGGCGTCTCGCGCCCCTCTcgcgcatgtcgacgccCGAGTATGATGGCAACGACGAGGTGCAAGTGGATGTGCCGGCCTCCAACCCCCTTGTCGCGTTTGACTCGCGCGCGCCCGACACGTCGGTGCACGGCGACACGATCCGGACGAagcgcgcagcgcatgtcCTGCGTACGCAGATGGGCGAGTCGGACACCGTTTCGTTCCGCGCGCTCTCTGCGAATGCGacgcgacgagcggcggcaggtTTCTTTTTCGAGATGCTCGTActtggcacgcgcgacTGTGTGCAGCTCAAGCAGGATACGCCGTACGGCGACATtggcgtgcgtgccaagcCAGCGTTGCAAGGTATATAG
- a CDS encoding sterol-sensing domain of SREBP cleavage-activation protein encodes MFRRAKPGRRRASLQLNEWTLRDGRADRGRESSNLRASWHASLWRPWRRKLTRAYGRAGVAFSEWFAWHGNWISHHQRRTVLLCNLVIASLFYPAVVLYLLTTSEDPASTLHAPVCVMRDHIYAGDQPACVTGAQSPTNIWDVVKGSLQDLTGYVRSQALSDHYPVHDLRLVWDETPTLEVVNKNGHEAPVIHVAQVLMSSDKIRQGAGSPYGVLSPSFLMTALALEKELDAKLLSDAPNKPSCVRRNETDTCLVLSPLEYWHRNAAAIKADPHPAKSYTGSPIRAIVTPPVAPAAAHSPLPLLYSTTLAGRWPFLPLFSRAEYLVLTYFLHDSHMDAWPGMVREAMERVAPATVSMPRDIAAGTTTLEFKPQSLTARPTINYKIVVVGYLLLLLYIFRGLVQMRRLHSRFGMAFTGSVQLIIDLIMSLSLCALLGIRLTAVPWPILPFIIVVVGSETMLFVIHVVTNTPLSLTVNSRIAYGLSQVAGPITFSTATDVLLLGVIGYVVRNEAVTQFVLFTMCALVADYFMQMTFFITVLSIDIQRLELAEVLMQGTRAPGAAATPHADMPRRLRMDHPRSGTARLVHMLYRLWCMRSPRLVHALAIVLAAGTALVMYAPQVVSSEAWLRVLYHRAHVPPDAELDQSPYGAFWRALNPDGALSVRVVLEPWILATTTTATGGLPDAPGPWLEGLFYDRRGTTIFLFFLFVVGPIALTMVVLSFILHYLLQHSDKLESSHQDGENIELRRLLDTHTSMPPDTMSMHLSVHADELHTAPILVTAASGTMFVSADTHNALRLDNQGASVLWPLAMLRTKHEAVADASHIVALAVKAGCVAIGQYSGRISVWHVDAPQRLVDMTSTAQAPIQHLAFHADMLLSLHRDGSVRGWLPDGESRVLVEAPESGGSWTCATVRATESGLFLGAASSRGHLAVYRIADDASLVCLVENASHVPLRCAALLPSSTTEQPAPEPMAQMTPPRKPTAWQRSSAVPSHMLVAGDQDGVLHAWQVSECVSDMVVDVPLRDGAIRDVRAAEGMLWVQTTNRVWLVEPSLRVRDSIANPRGCVDITPDGWLLGLCRAYASEARWEIWRAQLLNSAVERISVDIESLIRAAVRDSVEQGLHPPSRLPLLTARVDRMVRRGSEWMIPFGSTILSLKAEHM; translated from the coding sequence ATGTTTCGGCGAGCGAAACCCGGTCggaggcgcgcatcgtTGCAGCTGAATGAGTGGACATTGCGCGATGGGCGTGCGGACCGAGGCCGTGAGTCTTCTAACCTGCGTGCTTCTTGGCACGCGAGCCTGTGGCGCCCGTGGCGTCGGAAGCTGACCAGGGCCTATGGTCGTGCTGGAGTGGCATTTTCAGAGTGGTTTGCATGGCATGGAAACTGGATCTCGCATCATCAGCGACGCACGGTGTTGCTATGCAACTTGGTCATTGCATCCCTGTTTTATCCGGCTGTCGTGCTGTATCTTTTGACCACGTCCGAAGATCCCGCGTCGACATTGCACGCGCCTGTGTGTGTCATGCGCGATCACATATACGCAGGAGATCAACCTGCGTGCGTTACAGGGGCACAGTCACCTACCAATATCTGGGATGTAGTGAAGGGCTCGCTGCAGGATCTGACGGGCTATGTTCGTTCTCAGGCATTGTCTGATCACTACCCCGTCCATGATCTACGTCTTGTATGGGACGAGACGCCGACGCTTGAAGTTGTGAACAAAAATGGGCATGAAGCACCCGTCATCCACGTTGCACAGGTGCTCATGTCGTCCGACAAAATTCGACAAGGCGCTGGCTCGCCGTATGGCGTCCTAAGTCCGTCGTTTTTGATGACAGCGCTAGCCCTAGAAAAAGAACTCGACGCTAAGTTGCTCTCGGATGCGCCCAACAAgccgtcgtgcgtgcgccggAACGAGACGGACACGTGTCTTGTACTGTCGCCCCTCGAGTATTGGCACAGAAACGCGGCGGCTATCAAGGCGGATCCGCATCCGGCCAAGTCGTATACGGGCAGTCCGATCCGGGCTATTGTGACACCGCCGGTGGCGCCTGCGGCGGCACACAGTCCACTGCCGCTGCTGTACTCGACAACGTTGGCTGGGCGGTGGCCGTTTCTCCCGCTCTTTTCGCGAGCTGAGTACCTTGTGCTGACTTACTTTCTACACGACAGCCACATGGACGCATGGCCTGGTATGGTACGTGAGGCGAtggagcgtgtggcgcCTGCGACCGTATCGATGCCGCGCGATATCGCAGCGGGCACCACGACGCTGGAGTTCAAGCCGCAGTCGCTCACGGCGCGGCCTACGATCAACTACAAGATCGTGGTGGTTGGATACCTTTTGCTACTGCTCTACATTTTCCGTGGCCTTGTGCAAATGCGCCGACTGCATTCGCGGTTTGGTATGGCCTTTACGGGAAGCGTGCAGCTGATCATTGACTTGATCATGAGTCTGAGTCTTTGTGCTCTGCTTGGTATTCGACTCACCGcggtgccatggccgatcCTTCCCTTTATTATCGTTGTTGTCGGCAGCGAGACCATGCTGTTTGTTATCCATGTGGTCACGAATACACCTCTCTCTCTCACGGTCaactcgcgcatcgcatATGGCCTGTCGCAGGTCGCAGGGCCCATCACCTTTTCTACGGCGACGGATGTGCTTTTGTTGGGCGTCATTGGCTACGTCGTGCGCAACGAGGCTGTCACGCAGTTTGTCCTCTTTACGATGTGCGCACTTGTGGCGGATTACTTCATGCAAATGACCTTTTTCATCACGGTGCTGAGCATTGATatccagcgtctcgagctcgcTGAAGTATTGATGCAGggcacgcgcgcgcccggcgcagctgccacGCCGCATGCCGACATGCCGCGCCGGCTGCGTATGGACCATCCGCGctccggcacggcgcgtctcgtgcaCATGCTGTACCGTCTGTGGTGCATGCGGTCGCCGCGGCTCGTCCATGCACTTGCTATCGTGCTGGCTgctggcacggcgctggtcaTGTATGCTCCGCAGGTCGTGTCGTCTGAAGCGTGGCTCCGTGTACTATACCATCGCGCGCATGTCCCTCCtgatgccgagctcgaCCAGAGTCCCTATGGCGCGTTCTGGCGTGCTCTGAATCCGGACGGCGCTTTGTCTGTGCGAGTGGTGCTGGAGCCATGGATTctcgcgacgacgaccacTGCGACGGGCGGACTTCCGGACGCGCCGGGGCCGTGGCTCGAGGGCCTGTTTTATGAccggcgcggcacgacgaTCTTTTTGTTTTTCTTGTTTGTCGTTGGGCCCATTGCTCTGACTATGGTCGTGCTTTCTTTCATTCTCCATTACCTTTTGCAACACTCGGACAAGCTCGAGAGCTCGCACCAGGATGGCGAGAATatcgagctgcgtcgcctgcTCGACACACACACCTCTATGCCCCCCGATACCATGTCGATGCACCTGAGTGTGCACGCTGATGAGCTGCATACGGCCCCGATTCTTGTGACAGCTGCGTCAGGTACGATGTTTGTGAGTGCCGACACCCATAACGCGTTGCGCCTGGACAACCAAGGGGCGTCGGTCCTGTGGCCCCTCGCGATGCTGCGGACCAagcacgaggccgtggCTGATGCCTCGCATatcgtggcgctggcggtAAAGGCTGGGTGTGTTGCCATTGGGCAGTACTCCGGCCGGATCTCGGTATGGCACGTCGATGCAccacagcgcctcgtggacatgacgtcgacggcgcaaGCTCCGATCCAGCACCTCGCATTTCATGCTGATATGCTCCTTTCCCTGCATCGCGACGGGTCTGTGCGTGGCTGGCTTCCGGATGGCGAATCGCGTGTCCTCGTCGAGGCACCTGAGTCGGGCGGCTCGTGGACCTGCGCGACTGTGCGTGCCACGGAGTCGGGCCTGTTTCTAGGAGCTGCATCCTCGCGTGGACATCTGGCCGTGTACCGTATCGCCGACgatgcctcgctcgtgtGCTTGGTCGAGAATGCGAGTCATGTCCCGCTGCGGTGTGCAGCGCTACTgccatccagcacgaccGAGCAGCCGGCGCCTGAGCCGATGGCCCAAATGACGCCGCCACGCAAGCCCACCGCCTGGCAAAGAAGTTCAGCTGTGCCGTCCCACATGCTCGTGGCCGGCGATCAAGATGGGGTGCTGCACGCATGGCAGGTGTCTGAGTGCGTGTCGGACATGGTtgtcgacgtgccgctCCGCGACGGTGCGATCCGAGACGTACGTGCTGCGGAAGGCATGCTTTGGGTGCAGACGACGAATCGCGTGTGGCTCGTCGAGCCGTCGttgcgcgtgcgcgactcgatcgCGAATCCCCGCGGATGTGTCGATATAACGCCGGACGGATGGCTGCTGGGCCTGTGCCGTGCGTATGCATCCGAGGCGCGCTGGGAAATCTGGCGCGCCCAGCTCCTCAACTCGGCCGTGGAGCGTATCTCTGTTGACATCGAGTCGCTGATCCGTGCAGCCGTGCGTGACTCTGTAGAGCAGGGTCTGCATCCGCCATCacgcctgccgctgctgacgGCGCGTGTGGATCGCATGGTgcgacgcggcagcgagTGGATGATCCCGTTTGGCAGCACCATTCTTTCTCTCAAAGCAGAACACATGTGA
- a CDS encoding small glutamine-rich tetratricopeptide repeat protein alpha has protein sequence MSVSDASKPLAFAIASWLSTQNDEKLKQAAELVSSACSFDPKSASDKEKYAKNSPGLQAIFDVFLKTQQRMNSGNAAASSETESEKKPSEEDMNKAEALKNEGNKYMSAKDYGAALDSYTKAIEIYSCSPVFYSNRAAAFSQIGQHDEAIADAQKAAEIDPNFGKAYSRLGHALFASGRFEEAVQAYEKGVEVDPSNKLMKSGLDASKAKLGETGSKDHALSTTETPSNTSSNAADPFAGLGSGGAGGMPDISSLMNNPMVSQMAQQMMQNGGLEQLMNNPMLRQMAENFGSNGQMPDISSLMNNPQLRQMAQQFMGGMGGAPRR, from the coding sequence ATGAGTGTGTCTGATGCATCCAAGCCTCTTGCGTTTGCCATTGCTTCATGGCTCAGTACGCAGAATGATGAAAAGTTGAAGCAAGCTGCTGAATTGGTGAGCTCGGCATGCAGCTTTGACCCGAAGTCCGCGAGCGACAAGGAGAAGTACGCAAAGAACTCGCCGGGGCTGCAGGCTATTTTTGACGTGTTCCTCAAGAcacagcagcgcatgaatTCGGGTAATGCTGCTGCTAGCTCTGAGACTGAGTCCGAGAAGAAGCCGAGTGAGGAAGACATGAACAAGGCCGAGGCTCTCAAGAACGAGGGCAACAAGTACATGTCGGCCAAGGACTACGGGGCAGCGCTTGACTCGTACACGAAGGCCATCGAGATTTACTCATGCTCCCCTGTATTCTACTCGAACCGTGCTGCTGCCTTTAGCCAAATTGGCCAGCATGATGAGGCCATCGCTGATGCTCAAAAGGCAGCCGAGATCGACCCCAACTTTGGCAAGGCATACAGTCGCCTGGGTCATGCCCTCTTTGCCTCTGGCAGGTTCGAGGAAGCAGTGCAGGCATATGAGAAAGGTGTCGAGGTGGATCCATCGAACAAGCTAATGAAGTCGGGTCTGGACGCATCCAAGGCCAAACTGGGTGAGACGGGAAGCAAAGACCATGCATTGTCCACAACAGAAACGCCATCAAATACCTCCTCAAACGCTGCTGATCCGTTCGCAGGTCTTGGCTccggcggcgccggtggCATGCCAGATATTTCCTCACTTATGAACAACCCTATGGTGTCTCAGATGGCTCAGCAAATGATGCAAAACGGTGgtctcgagcagctcatgAACAACCCCATGCTTCGCCAGATGGCCGAAAACTTCGGCTCAAATGGTCAAATGCCGGATATTTCATCGCTCATGAACAACCCGCAATTGCGCCAGATGGCGCAACAGTTtatgggcggcatgggcggtgcCCCACGCCGCTAA
- a CDS encoding solute carrier family 38 (sodium-coupled neutral amino acid transporter), member 11 — protein MSQEDSEHGHNRDGEPLSTPPDGRRFAPPMRSLSASKEARFDIDSDDLDDSLAMPDPRFVPSISNGFPSSLNRSTPEGATQRTSFDLIGHGVRQLSQSLPPSWDAEQLPDWLKRGAGVFEGTVNMANSILGAGIVGLPYSMRESGFVAGLALLVGIALLTDWTIRLIVLNAKLSGRGTYIEIMGHCFGQRGRIAVSIFQFVFAFGGMCAFCVVVGDTIPNVLSSVLPFLRGTIFSSRRFVIFVCTMAISYPLSLHRNIEKLSKASAVALLSMVFIILAVIVRGPAMPPELKGDPSLRLSIVHPSNLIRSVSVISFAFVCHHNSLLIYGSLKEPSMDKFRMVTHYSTFISTIAAVSMSIAGYWFFEDKTLSNILNNFPNTDVIVNIARFCFGLNMFTTLPLECFVCREVLETYFFHGQYEYRRHLILTTSLVVSAMAISLLTCDLGIVLEITGGLSATALAFFFPSVCYLKLSHDAKQIERSALYFSVPSQEHQHDAAEDGHEPVMAENISLPLRPGANAAMRQPQQEFKWWESTQLLSVCCAIFGALVLIVSVSTTLGDTWSGRKGAVQQCHW, from the coding sequence ATGTCGCAGGAGGACTCGGAACACGGCCATAACCGTGATGGTGAGCCCTTGTCTACTCCGCCAGATGGTCGCAGGTTTGCTCCGCCGATGCGGTCCCTGAGTGCTTCCAAAGAGGCCAGGTTCGACATTGACTCTGATGATCTGGATGATTCCCTCGCTATGCCGGATCCACGTTTTGTGCCGTCTATCTCGAATGGATTCCCATCTTCACTGAACAGAAGCACTCCAGAAGGTGCCACACAGCGTACGTCGTTCGACTTGATCGGCCATGGCGTGCGCCAATTAAGTCAGAGTCTACCGCCGTCGTGGGATGCGGAGCAGTTGCCGGACTGGCTCAAACGTGGTGCTGGCGTATTTGAGGGCACGGTCAATATGGCTAACAGCATTCTTGGTGCAGGCATTGTCGGATTACCCTATTCGATGCGCGAGTCTGGTTTTGTCGCCGGTCTAGCCTTGCTGGTAGGCATTGCCCTGCTGACAGATTGGACGATCCGGCTGATTGTGCTCAATGCCAAACTCAGTGGACGCGGCACATATATTGAGATCATGGGCCACTGCTTCGGGCAGCGTGGTCGTATTGCTGTGTCCATCTTCCAGTTTGTTTTTGCGTTCGGCGGCATGTGTGCCTTTTGCGTCGTGGTTGGCGACACGATTCCCAATGTGCTGTCGAGTGTGCTGCCTTTCTTGCGGGGTACGATTTTCAGCAGCCGCCGATTCGTCATCTTTGTGTGCACCATGGCTATCAGCTACCCACTATCACTGCACCGAAACATTGAAAAGCTCAGCAAagccagcgccgtggcgctTTTGTCCATGGTGTTCATTATTCTGGCCGTGATTGTACGTGGCCCGGCAATGCCACCCGAACTCAAGGGCGATCCGTCCCTTCGTCTTTCTATCGTGCATCCATCCAATCTTATTCGCTCCGTCTCCGTCATTAGCTTTGCTTTCGTTTGCCACCACAACTCTCTTCTAATCTACGGCAGCCTCAAGGAGCCGTCTATGGACAAGTTCCGCATGGTCACGCACTATTCCACATTTATATCCACCATTGCTGCTGTGTCGATGTCAATCGCCGGCTACTGGTTCTTCGAAGACAAGACCCTCTCCAATATTCTCAACAATTTCCCTAATACAGACGTCATCGTAAACATCGCACGGTTCTGCTTCGGCCTCAACATGTTTACCACGCTGCCTCTCGAGTGCTTTGTGTGCAGAGAGGTGCTTGAAACATATTTTTTTCATGGCCAGTATGAATACCGACGGCATCTCATCCTTACGACCTCGCTCGTGGTCAGTGCCATGGCGATTTCCCTACTGACTTGTGACTTGGGCATTGTGCTGGAAATTACTGGCGGTCTCAGtgcgacggcgctggcgttTTTCTTCCCCAGTGTGTGCTATCTGAAGCTGAGTCATGATGCGAAGCAGATTGAGCGATCTGCGCTTTATTTCTCCGTGCCCTCGCAGGAACATCAGCATGACGCCGCAGAAGACGGACATGAGCCAGTCATGGCCGAGAATATTTCGCTCCCACTGCGTCCAGGCGCCAATGCAGCCATGCGGCAGCCACAGCAGGAGTTCAAGTGGTGGGAGTCTACACAGCTACTCAGTGTATGTTGCGCCATCTTTGGCGCGTTGGTGTTGATCGTATCTGTCAGCACCACGCTGGGGGATACGTGGAGTGGCCGGAaaggcgccgtgcagcagTGCCATTGGTAG